Proteins from a genomic interval of Desulfurobacterium sp. TC5-1:
- a CDS encoding CRISPR-associated protein Csx11, whose product MAELDLNRLKQNRNEVLKAEIGALLFNLGKTHAGINNWKKYFPTVNSKFDKYKKYYSKHIFENELRDTDIKLKDFIFNEMVKLPDNTNNTNLNWLEFFKGDASGENIIQKIFFRGCENVNSGIDKGSPQDANQLENLWISNAFGSLKKEINDENDFDSSRLCFFRDFHRFLEDKYYYRSPDWKEIRNWVFEHVKPWYSRLLSDSRFPVNDVTLFDQAYMTASMFKAVLASLYLDNSNYQNFIKNPQLIKWSVLGIQYDKLALAEKGLKVASIKWYRETVNKVDNQLKKLIEIEYPLGNEVYRDETGIYFVVGENIKGDKDSEFYKLNNALSVIKTKIQDIFTRNFEGEIYPAILLTEPSRGLMNLGHLVEKAKENFLKAEYPSDFKTKLKHDSNPNGICQICNMRLAHKGNKENLICNVCFKRQQGRVNDWLTNAEKETIWIEEIKDKNDRVAYVSLKFELDEWLNGNMLNSLLQNTADFQLCYQNMKDTLECVSNLYKNNAFDVNSFLLDSSGNFNECLLIKLENLIKKVSDISFNRKLGKLTLHVDSNSVELKDKRGKLQPLKNLLNNEIFKKFIKLYDFSIFNNLSKDAYNGCKKNNESFDDFIKQIFFGSIRGNQWENFIKKSTINNKIKWENETIDWSKLNNQDIEFLAYLILQFLLRKNPSPARLRRIWETTKEFFEEMHQELEEILKIPEWRKKRLVWEVTLDENNRLDKSTELEGDRLLFWAEKEGSKAKIYLISSIESFLEKYGKEKIREILNSKDNTEIIDSLKGGYGLKNKKLLLKEYKTKEHKIELDIKENLKEIISYKPFALITNPSPVNYQVIIPAEYLPELIDRTIEKYNKEFKYVYGKLPIHIGIVISDYKKPVYVNLKALRKIRRNVKDTDKLYRPVNAGRFYTLQKQKFTYATPEEKAAEAYYSLYWDNPEGKGYNFYINPENGRKKWISTICEFNADEKVQIIPNTFDYEYLDHNIRRSEITYDESGKRMLALKSNRPYEIEVYWEKFKAFRTLSKDTNLQTSRLHKLIGILYSKVQYEEFADCGAFLASSFINWLELGKNEDRRKLIKEIFELDADCKTLSEDFKRELKEKLEIKENILLFLDMFNFWHTALKEVKDE is encoded by the coding sequence ATGGCAGAATTAGACTTAAACAGGTTAAAACAAAACAGAAATGAAGTTTTAAAAGCAGAAATCGGAGCATTGCTTTTTAATCTTGGAAAAACACACGCAGGAATTAATAACTGGAAAAAATATTTTCCAACTGTTAATTCAAAATTTGATAAATACAAAAAATATTACTCTAAGCATATTTTTGAAAACGAACTTCGGGACACGGATATAAAACTTAAAGACTTTATTTTCAACGAAATGGTAAAATTGCCTGATAATACAAATAATACAAATTTAAACTGGCTGGAATTTTTTAAAGGTGATGCATCAGGTGAAAATATAATTCAAAAAATCTTTTTCCGTGGCTGTGAGAATGTAAATTCCGGCATAGACAAAGGCTCACCGCAAGATGCAAATCAATTAGAAAATTTATGGATTTCAAACGCTTTTGGAAGTTTAAAAAAAGAAATAAACGACGAAAATGATTTTGACAGTTCCCGTCTGTGTTTTTTCAGGGATTTTCACAGATTTCTTGAAGACAAGTATTATTACCGTTCCCCCGACTGGAAAGAAATAAGAAATTGGGTGTTTGAACACGTTAAACCATGGTACTCCCGTCTTTTAAGTGATTCCCGTTTTCCTGTAAATGATGTTACCCTGTTTGATCAGGCTTACATGACTGCTTCTATGTTTAAAGCCGTGCTGGCGTCTTTATATCTTGATAATTCAAACTATCAAAATTTTATTAAAAATCCTCAATTGATTAAATGGTCAGTTCTTGGTATTCAATATGACAAATTAGCTCTGGCAGAAAAAGGACTGAAAGTTGCATCCATCAAGTGGTACAGAGAAACGGTAAACAAGGTTGACAATCAATTAAAGAAACTCATTGAGATAGAATACCCGCTTGGCAACGAGGTTTACAGGGATGAAACAGGGATCTACTTTGTGGTTGGAGAAAACATAAAAGGTGATAAAGATAGTGAGTTTTACAAATTGAATAATGCCTTGTCTGTAATTAAAACAAAAATTCAGGATATTTTTACCCGTAATTTTGAAGGAGAAATTTATCCTGCAATTTTATTAACAGAACCTTCAAGGGGATTGATGAATCTTGGACACCTTGTTGAAAAGGCAAAAGAGAATTTTTTAAAAGCTGAATACCCTTCTGATTTTAAAACAAAACTTAAACACGATTCCAATCCAAACGGTATCTGCCAGATTTGTAATATGAGACTTGCCCATAAAGGTAATAAAGAAAACTTGATATGCAACGTTTGCTTCAAAAGACAGCAGGGAAGGGTTAACGATTGGTTAACAAATGCTGAGAAAGAAACCATCTGGATAGAAGAAATCAAAGACAAAAACGACAGAGTAGCTTATGTATCCTTAAAATTTGAATTAGACGAATGGTTGAATGGGAATATGCTGAATAGTTTATTACAAAATACAGCTGATTTCCAATTATGCTATCAAAACATGAAAGACACATTAGAATGTGTCAGTAATTTATACAAAAACAATGCTTTTGATGTAAACTCATTTTTATTAGATTCATCAGGTAACTTTAATGAATGTCTTTTAATTAAGTTAGAAAACCTGATAAAGAAAGTTTCAGATATTTCTTTTAATCGTAAATTAGGAAAATTAACATTACATGTTGATTCTAATAGTGTCGAACTAAAAGATAAAAGAGGAAAACTTCAACCCCTAAAAAATCTACTCAATAATGAAATTTTCAAAAAGTTTATAAAACTATATGATTTTTCTATTTTTAATAATCTTAGCAAAGATGCCTATAATGGATGCAAGAAAAACAACGAAAGTTTTGACGATTTTATAAAACAGATTTTCTTTGGCTCTATTAGAGGAAATCAGTGGGAAAATTTCATAAAAAAATCGACTATTAATAATAAGATTAAGTGGGAAAACGAAACAATAGACTGGAGCAAATTAAACAATCAAGATATTGAATTCCTTGCCTATTTGATTCTGCAATTCCTTCTCCGAAAAAATCCATCTCCTGCAAGGCTCAGGAGAATCTGGGAAACGACAAAAGAATTTTTTGAAGAAATGCATCAGGAATTGGAAGAAATTTTAAAAATTCCTGAATGGAGGAAGAAAAGGTTAGTCTGGGAAGTAACCCTTGATGAAAATAATAGACTTGATAAATCAACGGAACTGGAAGGAGATAGACTTCTATTTTGGGCTGAAAAGGAAGGCAGTAAAGCAAAGATTTATTTAATAAGCTCTATAGAAAGCTTCCTGGAAAAATACGGAAAAGAAAAAATCAGAGAAATCCTGAACAGTAAAGATAATACTGAAATAATAGATAGTTTAAAAGGCGGATATGGACTGAAAAACAAGAAACTTCTTCTCAAAGAATATAAAACTAAGGAACATAAAATAGAATTAGACATTAAAGAAAATCTCAAAGAAATTATTTCTTACAAACCCTTTGCCCTAATAACAAATCCATCCCCTGTAAACTATCAGGTAATTATTCCGGCAGAATACTTACCTGAACTTATAGACAGGACGATAGAGAAATACAACAAAGAATTCAAGTACGTTTACGGAAAACTCCCTATTCACATAGGAATAGTCATTTCCGACTACAAAAAGCCGGTTTATGTAAACCTGAAAGCACTCAGGAAAATAAGAAGAAATGTCAAAGACACAGACAAATTATATAGACCAGTAAATGCAGGGAGGTTTTATACTTTGCAAAAACAAAAATTTACCTATGCAACGCCGGAAGAAAAGGCAGCTGAAGCATACTATTCATTATACTGGGACAATCCGGAAGGGAAAGGCTACAACTTTTACATAAACCCAGAAAACGGCCGGAAAAAATGGATCAGCACTATTTGTGAATTCAACGCAGATGAAAAAGTTCAAATAATTCCCAATACTTTCGACTACGAATACCTGGATCACAACATCAGGAGAAGTGAAATTACCTACGATGAAAGCGGAAAAAGAATGTTAGCGCTCAAAAGCAACAGGCCTTACGAAATTGAAGTTTACTGGGAAAAATTTAAAGCTTTTAGAACTCTGTCTAAAGACACCAATCTTCAGACAAGCAGACTGCATAAACTGATAGGAATCCTTTACTCTAAAGTTCAATATGAAGAGTTTGCAGATTGTGGAGCGTTTCTCGCCTCCTCATTTATAAATTGGCTTGAACTCGGTAAAAATGAAGACAGAAGAAAATTAATAAAAGAAATTTTTGAGCTGGACGCGGACTGCAAAACTTTATCCGAAGACTTTAAAAGGGAACTCAAAGAAAAATTAGAAATCAAAGAAAACATACTGCTCTTTTTAGATATGTTCAATTTCTGGCATACTGCATTA